A genomic stretch from Lathyrus oleraceus cultivar Zhongwan6 chromosome 2, CAAS_Psat_ZW6_1.0, whole genome shotgun sequence includes:
- the LOC127119679 gene encoding ninja-family protein AFP1, with protein sequence MKMEKYPRDLLERLFVSSGGSDNNNHNPTTTTTTSEQHHRQQYRQYLSQNQHGEQEEEEEEDEDEGIELNLGLSLGGRFGVDKHAKNKKLIRSSSVVGTMPLLREDIAAAAGVASPTPAYPTLVRASSLPTETEEEWRKRKELQTLRRMEAKRRRSEKQRVFVSKSEKDSISTVAPTGGGGGGCIEEVEGANVSASATMVLNRSTAASSTMPPFGLPNWAVASKQVVLGDVLGRGKIGVGFQGLMFSQPSSQGSVESQGGSSSSVSEMDSKPFLGSSSCGEARSPASNQSLQERSNQDSVGSSGVPKPKDNLTRTSSRSEVMESASKKPHPTQNIGKEIGTNSMEDMPCVFTKGCGPNGRRIEGILYKYGKGEEVRIMCVCHGNFLSPAEFVKHAGGEDVAHPLRHIVVNPSPAPFL encoded by the exons ATGAAGATGGAGAAATACCCGAGAGATCTGTTAGAGAGACTCTTTGTTTCAAGTGGTGGAAGTGATAACAATAATCATaacccaacaacaacaacaacaacatcagaacAACATCATCGTCAACAGTATCGTCAATATCTTAGTCAGAACCAGCATGGTGAACAAGAAGAGgaggaagaagaggatgaagatgaagggaTTGAACTGAATCTTGGTCTTTCTTTAGGAGGTAGATTTGGTGTTGACAAGCATGCTAAGAATAAGAAACTTATTCGATCTTCTTCCGTTGTTGGAACAATGCCTTTGCTCCGGGAAGATATTGCGGCGGCCGCCGGAGTGGCTTCGCCAACTCCGGCATATCCGACTCTCGTGAGAGCTTCGTCGTTACCGACGGAGACAGAAGAGGAGTGGCGGAAGAGGAAGGAGTTGCAGACGCTGCGGAGGATGGAGGCTAAGAGACGGAGGTCAGAGAAGCAGAGAGTTTTCGTTTCAAAGTCAGAGAAAGATTCCATTTCCACTGTGGCACCTACAGGTGGTGGTGGAGGTGGTTGTATAGAGGAAGTAGAGGGTGCTAATGTTAGTGCAAGTGCAACAATGGTGTTGAACAGATCAACCGCTGCTAGTAGTACTATGCCACCTTTTGGATTACCGAATTGGGCTGTTGCATCAAAGCAAGTTGTTCTTGGTGATGTGCTAGGGAGAGGGAAAATTGGGGTTGGTTTTCAAGGATTGATGTTTTCACAACCATCTTCTCAAGGTTCAGTAGAATCACAAGGTGGAAGTTCTTCATCAGTGTCTGAAATGGATAGCAAACCTTTTCTAG GATCAAGCAGTTGTGGCGAAGCAAGAAGCCCAGCTAGTAATCAGTCCTTACAGGAAAGAAGCAACCAGGACTCCGTCGGTTCATCAGGAGTGCCAAAGCCGAAAGATAATTTGACAAGAACAAGTTCGAGATCCGAGGTAATGGAGAGTGCATCTAAAAAGCCTCATCCCACTCAAAATATTGGGAAGGAAATTGGAACAAACTCAATGGAAGACATGCCTTGTGTATTTACGAAAGGGTGTGGTCCTAATGGAAGAAGAATTGAGGGAATCTTATATAAATATGGCAAAGGGGAAGAAGTGAGGATAATGTGTGTGTGCCATGGAAACTTTCTGTCTCCAGCTGAGTTTGTTAAGCATgctggtggtgaagatgttgctCACCCTCTTAGACATATTGTTGTTAACCCATCTCCTGCCCCCTTTTTGTGA
- the LOC127121464 gene encoding uncharacterized protein LOC127121464 isoform X1, giving the protein MPGSHIIDIPPPEEGKDDDSGSSSSSSSSSDEDSDDNDSMKNHPSSVSGEPSKANSPGSSPPKVPPSSPSSSTVSSTTPPNSGQLQQQQLLQAPPQDDHHEFVGNLILSLIFVDAITITFMVVWYIFHRRP; this is encoded by the exons ATGCCAGGTTCACATATCATTGACATACCACCACCCGAAGAAGGAAAAGATGATGACTCCGGCTCCAGCTCCAGCTCCAGCTCCAGCTCCGACGAAGACTCCGACGACAACGACTCGATGAAAAATCATCCTTCGTCCGTTTCAGGAGAACCATCAAAAGCCAACTCTCCTGGATCCTCACCACCCAAGGTTCCTCCGTCGTCACCGTCATCATCGACTGTATCTTCTACGACACCGCCCAACTCTGGTCAATTGCAACAACAACAACTACTACAAGCTCCTCCGCAAGATGATCATCATGAATTCGTGGGCAACCTCATTCTCAGCTTGATATTTGTCGACGCCATTACTATTACCTTTATGGTG GTGTGGTATATTTTTCATAGAAGGCCATGA
- the LOC127121464 gene encoding uncharacterized protein LOC127121464 isoform X2 gives MPGSHIIDIPPPEEGKDDDSGSSSSSSSSSDEDSDDNDSMKNHPSSVSGEPSKANSPGSSPPKVPPSSPSSSTVSSTTPPNSGQLQQQQLLQAPPQDDHHEFVGNLILSLIFVDAITITFMVWYIFHRRP, from the exons ATGCCAGGTTCACATATCATTGACATACCACCACCCGAAGAAGGAAAAGATGATGACTCCGGCTCCAGCTCCAGCTCCAGCTCCAGCTCCGACGAAGACTCCGACGACAACGACTCGATGAAAAATCATCCTTCGTCCGTTTCAGGAGAACCATCAAAAGCCAACTCTCCTGGATCCTCACCACCCAAGGTTCCTCCGTCGTCACCGTCATCATCGACTGTATCTTCTACGACACCGCCCAACTCTGGTCAATTGCAACAACAACAACTACTACAAGCTCCTCCGCAAGATGATCATCATGAATTCGTGGGCAACCTCATTCTCAGCTTGATATTTGTCGACGCCATTACTATTACCTTTATG GTGTGGTATATTTTTCATAGAAGGCCATGA